Proteins found in one Holophagales bacterium genomic segment:
- a CDS encoding NAD(+)/NADH kinase, producing MSTRPRARRKAIRRVGLVTRTTSGDAIHLTRRLEAWLRRRGIEVLHDAESMGARHAMGGVPRAEISKHVDLLVTLGGDGTLLSVARHPSPGVAILGIDIGTFGFLTSCPPDAWEPLLTDALAGTAPLESRRMLNVDVVEAGRPRRRIRIINDAVIGKSALSRIATIRVEVDGRPVSRYRGDGLIVATPTGSTAYNLSAGGPILMPTMPAIILTPICPHTLSLRPVVLPDDVTLGLAVEGDPSDVYLTMDGQEGFPIGPATRVTIARARETALLVRAHGSTFFDVLAKKLSFGGEKK from the coding sequence ATGTCGACGCGACCGAGGGCGCGAAGAAAGGCCATCCGGAGGGTCGGTCTCGTCACGCGCACCACGAGCGGCGACGCCATCCACCTCACCCGACGCCTCGAGGCGTGGCTGCGCAGGCGCGGCATCGAGGTCCTCCACGACGCCGAGTCGATGGGGGCGCGGCATGCGATGGGGGGCGTTCCGCGGGCGGAGATCTCGAAGCACGTCGACCTCCTCGTGACGCTCGGAGGCGACGGGACGCTCCTCTCCGTCGCGCGGCACCCCTCGCCGGGCGTCGCCATCCTCGGCATCGACATCGGGACGTTCGGCTTCCTGACCTCGTGCCCTCCCGACGCCTGGGAGCCGCTCCTGACGGACGCGCTGGCCGGGACGGCTCCGCTGGAGTCGCGACGGATGCTGAACGTGGACGTCGTCGAGGCCGGGAGGCCCCGGCGGCGGATCCGGATCATCAACGACGCCGTCATCGGCAAGTCGGCCCTGTCGCGCATCGCGACGATCCGCGTCGAGGTCGACGGACGGCCGGTGTCGCGCTATCGCGGGGACGGCCTCATCGTCGCCACACCGACGGGCTCGACGGCCTACAACCTCTCGGCCGGCGGGCCGATCCTGATGCCGACGATGCCGGCCATCATCCTGACCCCCATCTGTCCTCACACGCTCAGCCTCCGGCCGGTCGTCCTCCCGGACGACGTGACCCTCGGCCTGGCGGTCGAGGGCGATCCGTCGGACGTCTACCTGACGATGGACGGGCAGGAGGGCTTCCCTATCGGACCGGCGACGCGGGTCACGATCGCCCGGGCGCGCGAGACGGCCCTTCTCGTCCGCGCCCACGGCAGCACGTTCTTCGACGTCCTCGCCAAGAAGCTGTCCTTCGGCGGCGAGAAGAAGTAG
- a CDS encoding ATP-binding protein, whose translation MTVTSPGPIVLWLASRYENIELVQAALAHVCRQREIDAEMEHWIGMALREAVANAVKHGNRLDPDKRVLVKFDGVGNDLSIVIGDEGGGFDPERVSDPLAPENQMKTSGRGIFYIRTFMDDVTFSRGESGGTVLTMRKDLSKRGIAKGENE comes from the coding sequence ATGACTGTAACTTCACCTGGTCCCATCGTCCTCTGGCTGGCGAGCCGCTACGAGAACATCGAGCTCGTGCAGGCGGCGCTCGCGCACGTCTGCCGGCAGCGGGAAATCGACGCCGAGATGGAGCACTGGATCGGAATGGCCCTCCGGGAGGCCGTCGCGAATGCCGTGAAGCACGGGAACCGGCTCGATCCCGACAAGCGCGTCCTGGTGAAGTTCGACGGTGTCGGGAACGACCTCTCGATCGTCATCGGAGACGAGGGCGGGGGCTTCGACCCGGAGCGCGTCTCCGACCCACTCGCCCCAGAGAACCAGATGAAGACCTCCGGACGGGGGATCTTCTACATCCGGACGTTCATGGACGACGTCACCTTCTCTCGCGGTGAGAGCGGGGGGACCGTTCTGACGATGCGCAAGGACCTCAGCAAGCGCGGGATCGCGAAGGGAGAGAACGAATGA
- a CDS encoding CPBP family intramembrane metalloprotease produces the protein MKSVDSFLLLGVALPIVAAIVVVAARKGAFRRDAFPSGRRRAGALVALGVTLAATTILPAFSLGRPIDPERLSLPSILALQQLLALFLLAWWLLAGRPPVREFLALATPDPGRQVRVGLVVGLAGWGLTVAAGLVVLGALRFAGLEEVRPIPPLVRWLASQPFGSRLVLVVAAMTVEEVFFRSFLQRRFGAVAASILFLVSHGGYGDPLFFVGLLAITAVLSATFEKTGSVVASMVAHGVFDAVQLLLILPSVVRLIPG, from the coding sequence ATGAAGTCCGTCGACTCGTTCCTCCTGCTCGGCGTCGCTTTGCCCATCGTCGCGGCGATCGTCGTCGTCGCGGCCCGCAAGGGCGCTTTCCGGCGCGACGCTTTCCCGAGCGGCCGGCGGCGCGCGGGGGCGCTCGTCGCGCTCGGTGTGACGCTGGCCGCGACGACGATCCTGCCCGCCTTCTCCCTCGGCAGGCCGATCGATCCCGAGCGTCTCAGCCTTCCCTCGATCCTCGCGCTGCAGCAGCTCCTCGCCCTCTTCCTCCTCGCGTGGTGGCTGCTCGCGGGGCGTCCGCCGGTGCGGGAGTTCCTGGCGCTCGCGACGCCCGATCCCGGACGGCAGGTTCGCGTCGGGCTCGTCGTCGGGCTCGCCGGCTGGGGCCTGACGGTCGCCGCGGGGCTGGTCGTCCTCGGGGCGCTCCGCTTCGCGGGACTCGAAGAGGTCCGCCCGATCCCGCCGCTCGTGCGATGGCTCGCGAGCCAGCCCTTCGGCAGCCGGCTCGTGCTGGTCGTGGCGGCGATGACGGTAGAGGAGGTCTTCTTTCGGAGCTTCCTGCAGAGGCGGTTCGGCGCCGTGGCGGCGTCGATCCTCTTCCTCGTCTCCCACGGCGGCTACGGAGACCCGCTCTTCTTCGTCGGCCTCCTCGCGATCACCGCGGTCCTCTCCGCGACGTTCGAGAAGACCGGGTCCGTCGTCGCATCGATGGTCGCCCACGGCGTCTTCGACGCGGTCCAGCTCCTCCTGATCCTTCCTTCGGTCGTCCGGCTGATCCCCGGCTGA
- a CDS encoding polyprenyl synthetase family protein, whose translation MPLDLSQTLSRVRSAVDARLPELLERGPSAGLLDDVLDPLPPAARDALLSPGKRVRPGLVFLSGALFGAKEESLLDPACAVEMVHAASLALDDLPSMDDATTRRGRPALHTVHGEDLAILAGVTLIVRAFGVLADSGLSSIRPAPALDLVSRLADAAGLWGLASGQSLDLRTGEAEASFDRLETIHARKTGALFVAAAEFGAVLGGARPKELAAVRSYAKNVGLAFQIVDDLLERQDPARTGKHARRAPTPTFARHVGEEGARRLVQELTLHAIEALEPFGTRAAHLCAFASLLRDRTV comes from the coding sequence GTGCCTCTCGACCTTTCCCAGACCCTTTCCCGCGTTCGGAGCGCCGTCGACGCCCGGCTCCCGGAGCTGCTCGAGCGGGGTCCTTCCGCCGGCCTCCTCGACGACGTCCTGGATCCCCTGCCCCCTGCGGCCCGGGATGCGCTCCTCTCTCCCGGCAAGCGGGTGAGGCCCGGCCTCGTCTTTCTCTCCGGAGCGCTGTTCGGCGCGAAGGAAGAGAGCCTCCTCGACCCGGCCTGCGCCGTGGAGATGGTCCACGCCGCCTCGCTCGCCCTCGACGACCTCCCCTCGATGGACGACGCCACGACGCGTCGGGGAAGGCCCGCTCTCCACACGGTCCACGGCGAGGATCTCGCCATCCTCGCCGGCGTGACGCTGATCGTCCGGGCGTTCGGCGTCCTCGCCGACTCCGGGCTGTCGAGCATCCGGCCCGCCCCGGCGCTCGACCTCGTCTCGCGCCTGGCGGACGCCGCCGGTCTCTGGGGCCTCGCGTCGGGACAGTCCCTGGACCTGCGTACCGGGGAGGCGGAAGCGTCGTTCGACCGGCTCGAGACGATCCACGCACGCAAGACGGGTGCCCTCTTCGTGGCGGCCGCCGAGTTCGGGGCGGTCCTCGGCGGGGCGCGGCCGAAGGAGCTGGCGGCCGTCCGCTCCTACGCCAAGAACGTCGGCCTCGCGTTCCAGATCGTCGACGATCTCCTCGAGAGGCAGGACCCGGCGCGGACCGGCAAGCACGCCCGGCGGGCTCCGACTCCCACCTTCGCGCGGCACGTGGGCGAGGAGGGTGCGCGCCGGCTGGTCCAGGAGCTGACGCTCCACGCGATCGAGGCCCTCGAGCCCTTCGGGACGAGGGCGGCGCACCTCTGCGCCTTCGCCTCGTTGCTCAGGGATCGGACCGTCTGA
- a CDS encoding translocation/assembly module TamB domain-containing protein — MGVKKGLGGRIPHPHIPHLVLEHVRVLRLFVLLFLFSLLVLYAVFRSARFQDLMRRRAETLLSEALKRKVTIGGFDLALVPPAFLVKDVSVSNDPRGLAGSCFSAEEVSLRGIPQISATRIDLPKVRLMGPHVVFEVFADGTNNFSSIVAALPKGEGGGKDVRIREAILQKGTIRFREWKAKLDVILTEAALTARSGRFSKTTRVSLGCRQARLKLDDGDVLDLEIGADVVLSPGRVRFRGIRLRGEGFALDALGGIDDLTNPEVNILARARMRGEDLDRYFGAGIPLTGPVSAVASVRVPKGGGFRVRGEFEIGEGGRFGPFPMTGEGSIRVDPDGLLAHVSRAEYAGGTLEALVQLGRLKGPPLPVRIAVSGKGIDFESFFSDLGLPGTGLMARADLDMTLTFGPGGAARADGSGAIRLAAAPGVPSAVRGRHALPVSGGGPLFVKDGAILFPRVAFLTAGGLRATLDGTLQIGSWEPDWALTIEAPDLVEAERLAANFYPAIQGEPLSPPLKLGGSGRLVASLTRSFSDPRITGRLEASSFVLRGVPFGETTADFLVDRNVLTLQPLEARDGGGRLVASGQIAWGGALGGEYRLTGFTTQTERWPVERIFSFLSLDLPITGLVTGRLPLDGVTPRVLGEGSLAFDESRLWGQPFDRVEGTLGFEEDRLRLSAVRGALGKGAARLDGFYRYADDGFEMEAEAQDLPLERLGAFSEGAPGLTGRLTGSLAGRGTLDVPNLEMEGKIVEAAWQQTPLSLPGKEVSLRLTLDGGKVEAEVDAPGAARLTAAGSGGGLEVGLEVRSIAAYAALLGVPAGTDLDGTARVAASLSRDAAGNVTSARGRFVQLDAVVGPHRLSLPAPAAFTWVDGRFSWEDVRLAAHRAAGSAGSLPEGEVTLSGSLETGGGGAVSARAVGTIEAAILTPFLDGATLEGRMSVSATASGTLERPVFEGRVGLDGLELVTSPGEKPIEGITGTLQLTPGRITTDDLSLRWNGSVAVAGVLTLDGLRMSGLRLNVHVEDLKSEPFAGLRTTVSGDLVLLGDEEVRSARGELRLIRGIYAEDLDLSIQALLGGRRGAGGTLSEPTRFDDVALEVRIAIPPGAFEVRNNVARMRGSGDLTVRGTFGRPLLLGSVEASEGGRLELRGLRYDVTKAKVVFANPASNDPYFELEARTQVKEYAITLGVSGTSSRVVPRFTSYPQLPEAQIVSILATGEIPSTSAGSIGSVSPVSTDQDIVAAARELIAGLATDAAASRTKEFLRLDRLQIDPVFIGSTFDAPRLTVAKRLSNDLTVTYSYKASTDQEQVILVEYQISPSAFLQLLRDENGVYSAEVKIRQRLR, encoded by the coding sequence ATGGGGGTGAAGAAGGGGCTCGGCGGCCGGATCCCCCACCCCCACATCCCGCACCTCGTCCTGGAGCACGTCCGGGTCCTCCGGCTCTTCGTGCTCCTCTTCCTCTTTTCCCTCCTCGTCCTCTACGCCGTCTTCCGCTCGGCGCGCTTCCAGGACCTGATGAGGCGCCGGGCCGAGACGCTCCTCTCCGAGGCGCTGAAGAGGAAGGTGACGATCGGTGGCTTCGACCTCGCCCTCGTCCCGCCAGCGTTCCTCGTGAAGGACGTGTCCGTCTCGAACGACCCGAGAGGGCTCGCCGGCTCCTGCTTTTCCGCGGAGGAGGTGAGCCTGCGGGGAATCCCGCAGATCTCCGCCACCCGGATCGACCTGCCCAAGGTGCGGCTCATGGGGCCGCACGTGGTTTTCGAGGTCTTCGCCGACGGTACGAACAACTTCTCCTCCATCGTCGCGGCCCTGCCGAAAGGGGAAGGCGGCGGGAAGGACGTCCGGATCCGGGAGGCGATCCTCCAGAAGGGGACGATTCGCTTTCGCGAGTGGAAGGCGAAGCTCGACGTCATCCTGACCGAGGCGGCGCTGACGGCGCGTTCCGGGAGGTTCTCGAAGACGACCCGGGTTTCCCTCGGCTGCCGGCAGGCCCGCCTCAAGCTCGACGACGGCGACGTCCTCGACCTCGAGATCGGGGCCGACGTCGTCCTGTCTCCCGGCAGGGTTCGCTTCCGGGGGATCCGGCTCCGGGGAGAGGGGTTCGCCCTCGACGCCCTCGGCGGGATCGACGACCTGACGAATCCGGAGGTGAACATCCTCGCCCGGGCGCGGATGCGCGGAGAGGATCTCGATCGCTACTTCGGTGCGGGGATCCCGCTGACCGGGCCGGTGTCGGCCGTGGCGAGCGTGAGGGTCCCGAAGGGTGGAGGGTTCCGGGTGAGGGGGGAGTTCGAGATCGGGGAGGGCGGGCGTTTCGGTCCGTTTCCGATGACCGGGGAGGGATCGATCCGCGTCGACCCCGACGGTCTTCTCGCCCACGTCTCCCGCGCCGAGTACGCGGGCGGGACGCTCGAGGCCCTCGTCCAGCTCGGGAGGCTGAAAGGACCACCGCTCCCGGTGCGGATCGCGGTGTCGGGGAAGGGGATCGATTTCGAGAGCTTCTTCTCGGACCTCGGGCTTCCGGGGACGGGCCTGATGGCCCGGGCGGACCTGGACATGACGCTCACGTTCGGGCCGGGCGGGGCTGCGCGCGCGGACGGATCGGGAGCGATCCGCCTCGCCGCGGCCCCGGGCGTCCCCTCGGCCGTTCGCGGGAGGCACGCGCTCCCCGTCTCCGGAGGGGGACCGCTCTTCGTGAAGGACGGTGCGATTCTCTTTCCGCGCGTGGCGTTCCTCACGGCAGGCGGGCTCCGCGCGACGCTGGACGGGACGCTTCAGATCGGTTCCTGGGAACCCGACTGGGCGCTGACGATCGAGGCCCCGGACCTCGTCGAGGCCGAACGGCTCGCCGCGAACTTCTATCCGGCCATACAGGGAGAGCCGCTCTCCCCGCCGCTGAAGCTCGGCGGCTCGGGGCGGCTCGTCGCGTCGCTGACACGGAGCTTCTCCGATCCGCGCATCACGGGGCGGCTGGAGGCCTCGTCCTTCGTCCTGCGCGGCGTGCCGTTCGGCGAGACGACCGCCGACTTCCTCGTCGACAGAAACGTCCTGACGCTGCAGCCGCTCGAGGCGCGCGACGGGGGCGGCCGGCTCGTGGCGAGCGGACAGATCGCGTGGGGCGGGGCGCTCGGAGGTGAGTACCGCCTGACCGGCTTCACGACCCAGACCGAGCGGTGGCCGGTGGAACGGATCTTCTCGTTCCTCTCGCTCGACCTTCCGATCACGGGTCTCGTCACCGGCCGTCTCCCTCTCGACGGCGTGACGCCCCGCGTCCTCGGCGAGGGGAGCCTCGCCTTCGACGAGTCGCGCCTCTGGGGTCAGCCCTTCGACCGCGTCGAGGGGACGCTCGGTTTCGAAGAAGACCGTCTCCGGCTCTCGGCGGTTCGCGGCGCACTGGGGAAGGGGGCGGCCCGCCTGGACGGCTTCTACCGGTACGCCGACGACGGATTCGAGATGGAGGCCGAGGCGCAGGACCTTCCCCTCGAGAGACTCGGAGCGTTCTCCGAAGGGGCGCCCGGCCTGACGGGCCGGCTCACGGGCTCCCTCGCGGGCCGCGGAACGCTCGACGTCCCGAACCTCGAAATGGAGGGGAAGATCGTGGAGGCGGCCTGGCAGCAGACGCCGCTCTCACTGCCCGGCAAGGAGGTGTCTCTCCGGTTGACTCTCGACGGCGGAAAGGTCGAGGCGGAGGTCGATGCGCCAGGGGCGGCGCGCCTCACTGCGGCGGGGAGCGGAGGCGGGCTGGAGGTCGGCCTCGAGGTTCGCTCGATCGCCGCCTACGCGGCCCTCCTCGGGGTTCCCGCCGGAACCGACCTCGACGGGACGGCACGGGTCGCCGCCAGCCTCTCGCGGGACGCGGCCGGGAACGTGACCTCGGCCCGGGGCCGGTTCGTGCAGCTCGACGCCGTCGTCGGTCCGCACCGTCTCTCTCTCCCGGCTCCGGCGGCGTTCACGTGGGTGGACGGCCGGTTCTCCTGGGAGGACGTCCGCCTCGCCGCGCACCGGGCGGCGGGTTCCGCCGGGTCTCTTCCGGAAGGTGAGGTGACCCTGAGCGGGAGCCTCGAGACCGGAGGCGGAGGCGCAGTCTCCGCGCGGGCCGTCGGAACGATCGAAGCAGCGATCCTGACGCCGTTCCTAGACGGTGCGACCCTGGAAGGAAGGATGTCCGTGTCGGCGACGGCGTCCGGAACGCTCGAACGGCCCGTCTTCGAGGGGCGCGTGGGCCTCGACGGCCTCGAGCTCGTCACGTCGCCCGGGGAGAAGCCGATCGAGGGGATCACCGGAACGCTGCAGCTGACACCCGGCCGGATCACGACCGACGACCTCTCGCTGCGGTGGAACGGAAGCGTCGCCGTGGCCGGTGTCCTCACCCTCGACGGACTCCGGATGTCGGGGCTGAGGCTCAACGTCCACGTCGAGGATCTGAAAAGCGAGCCGTTTGCCGGGCTCAGGACGACCGTGTCGGGAGACCTCGTCCTGCTCGGGGACGAAGAGGTCCGCTCCGCCCGAGGAGAGCTGCGGCTGATCCGGGGGATCTACGCCGAGGACCTCGACCTGTCGATCCAGGCGCTCCTCGGGGGCCGGCGTGGCGCCGGCGGGACCCTCTCCGAGCCGACCCGGTTCGACGACGTGGCGCTGGAAGTGCGGATCGCGATTCCGCCAGGGGCCTTCGAGGTGCGCAACAACGTGGCGCGGATGCGTGGATCGGGCGACCTGACGGTCCGCGGTACGTTCGGAAGACCTCTTCTCCTCGGCTCGGTCGAGGCGTCGGAAGGGGGGCGCCTCGAGCTGCGCGGCCTCCGGTACGACGTCACGAAGGCAAAGGTGGTCTTCGCCAATCCGGCCAGCAACGACCCCTACTTCGAGCTCGAAGCGCGGACGCAGGTGAAGGAGTACGCCATCACGCTCGGCGTCTCGGGCACCTCCTCGCGCGTGGTGCCCCGTTTCACCTCCTACCCGCAGCTCCCGGAGGCGCAGATCGTCTCGATCCTCGCCACGGGGGAGATCCCGAGTACCTCGGCCGGGAGCATCGGCTCGGTCTCGCCCGTCTCGACCGACCAGGACATCGTCGCGGCCGCCAGGGAGCTCATCGCGGGCCTCGCCACCGACGCGGCCGCGAGCCGGACGAAGGAGTTCCTTCGCCTCGACCGCCTCCAGATTGACCCCGTCTTCATCGGCTCGACGTTCGATGCGCCGCGCCTCACCGTCGCCAAGCGCCTTTCGAACGATCTGACCGTCACCTATTCGTACAAGGCCTCCACGGACCAGGAGCAGGTCATCCTCGTCGAGTACCAGATCTCCCCGAGCGCCTTCCTCCAGCTGCTGCGCGACGAGAACGGCGTGTACTCGGCGGAGGTGAAGATCCGCCAGAGGCTCCGTTGA
- a CDS encoding BamA/TamA family outer membrane protein: MKAAVVLALLLVLPAVPAAAAESLWGRTIEGLTFRGDAPIEEESFGRLVDLGPGARLTERAVHTSLRNLFATGRFADLSVEAAPTQDGVAVTIVFSAATRVAKITVSGRGIPAKGRVVDAIGTRPRDPWSPDRGVAATRAALRVLEERGYFEAGVTPRVEPGPDDTSVNVTFEVTPGRPAAPAPAAFSGDLGPLSPEDLRRKGKLRRQRVFREAVARDDAERYTAHYRSLGRSRGEVRYDGAVYDRGTGQATARYAVFAGPDVVLDVTGMKEKDVRRNPASPWAKGDPPDGEALDRLRGVLREGLQRKGYARAGVELEVEATADREEVRLHAETGERWVVGAVAVEGTCAVREKTLLSALRTRPRGLFEKGRLVDADLAADRADISAIYRARGFPEARVTSVEVVAGDLPFELDVRFRVDEGAAAWFGRVSVEGLRSLDVEAAVRKLRARRGGAYLQDDVETDLATLRSALGDGGFPDARVEARTTPTAAEPGAPVVVDVTYEVREGEHAVFGKTILRGARATHLSVLQRELAYREGTPFSMARLIRTQQNLDRLGVFSRVDVSGLSPDAGSEARSVLVTVEEAKPWSLLYGLGLEYDAKAERALNPRLSLALAHSNLFGRAIAGVVEARYSRRDTRVLVRLADRSIFDSGLAGAITGYVADEIREAYSVRRGGAFLEVGRPIVGPLKGALRYQYEIVEPSAPPDILSEIERQDQRIFINSVGASAAIDARDDPIVPGKGYFAALEGKWAFPAASADAHFLRGFAQYTFYRPLSGGILAAGIRAGLLKSLVQCSPEVNPGCLPNLDTPIVERFFAGGRTTHRAFPLDDLGVEGQTLQDGGGIGGNALLIANVEWRLAITGGLGLVFFADWGNVWAGPSYVKLAEGRWGAGLGVHYLTPVGPFRLEYGFRLDRKQDEDTGALSFSIGYPF; this comes from the coding sequence TTGAAGGCGGCCGTCGTCCTCGCTCTCCTGCTCGTGCTTCCTGCCGTACCGGCCGCGGCCGCGGAGAGCCTCTGGGGACGCACGATCGAAGGCCTGACGTTCCGGGGCGATGCCCCGATCGAGGAGGAGTCGTTCGGGCGGCTCGTCGACCTCGGGCCCGGCGCTCGCCTGACCGAGCGTGCCGTCCATACGTCGCTCCGCAACCTCTTCGCGACGGGACGGTTCGCCGACCTCTCGGTGGAGGCCGCGCCGACGCAGGACGGGGTCGCCGTCACGATCGTCTTCTCGGCTGCGACCCGGGTCGCGAAGATCACCGTGTCCGGTCGGGGCATCCCCGCGAAGGGACGGGTCGTCGACGCGATCGGAACGAGGCCTCGCGATCCCTGGAGTCCGGATCGCGGTGTCGCGGCGACCCGGGCGGCCCTTCGCGTCCTGGAGGAGCGTGGCTACTTCGAGGCCGGGGTGACGCCGCGGGTCGAGCCGGGTCCCGACGACACGTCGGTGAACGTCACGTTCGAAGTGACGCCCGGCCGCCCCGCGGCGCCGGCGCCGGCGGCCTTCTCGGGCGATCTCGGCCCGCTTTCGCCGGAGGACCTCCGTCGAAAAGGGAAGCTCCGGCGGCAGCGCGTCTTCCGCGAGGCCGTCGCGCGGGACGACGCCGAGCGGTACACCGCGCACTACAGGTCGCTGGGCCGCTCCCGGGGTGAAGTGCGCTACGACGGCGCCGTGTACGACCGCGGCACGGGACAGGCGACGGCACGGTACGCGGTATTCGCCGGTCCCGACGTCGTTCTCGACGTCACCGGGATGAAGGAGAAGGACGTTCGTCGCAACCCGGCGTCCCCGTGGGCCAAGGGGGACCCGCCCGACGGCGAGGCTCTCGACCGCCTCCGCGGCGTCCTCCGGGAGGGCCTGCAGAGGAAGGGCTATGCACGGGCCGGCGTCGAGCTGGAGGTGGAGGCGACCGCGGATCGGGAGGAAGTCCGGCTGCACGCCGAGACGGGGGAACGCTGGGTCGTGGGCGCCGTCGCCGTCGAAGGGACCTGCGCGGTGAGGGAGAAGACGCTCCTGTCCGCCCTCAGAACCCGGCCCAGGGGCCTCTTCGAGAAGGGGCGGCTCGTCGACGCGGACCTCGCGGCCGATCGGGCGGACATCTCTGCGATCTACCGCGCTCGCGGTTTTCCCGAGGCCCGGGTGACGTCGGTCGAGGTGGTCGCGGGGGACCTTCCGTTCGAGCTCGACGTGAGGTTTCGCGTCGACGAGGGGGCGGCCGCCTGGTTCGGCCGGGTCTCGGTCGAGGGGCTCCGCTCCCTCGACGTCGAGGCGGCGGTCAGGAAGCTGCGCGCCCGGCGCGGCGGAGCGTATCTTCAGGACGACGTCGAAACCGACCTCGCGACGCTCCGGTCCGCCCTGGGTGACGGCGGCTTTCCCGACGCCCGCGTCGAGGCACGGACGACGCCGACCGCCGCCGAGCCGGGTGCACCGGTCGTCGTCGACGTGACCTACGAGGTGCGCGAGGGGGAGCACGCGGTCTTCGGAAAGACGATCCTGCGAGGCGCCCGCGCCACGCACCTCTCGGTCCTCCAGAGGGAGCTGGCGTACCGGGAAGGGACTCCCTTCTCGATGGCCCGGCTCATACGGACGCAGCAGAACCTCGATCGGCTCGGCGTCTTTTCGCGGGTGGACGTGTCCGGCCTTTCGCCCGATGCCGGGAGCGAGGCGCGTTCGGTCCTCGTGACGGTCGAGGAAGCGAAGCCGTGGAGTCTTCTCTACGGCCTCGGCCTCGAGTACGACGCCAAGGCCGAGCGGGCGCTGAACCCCAGGCTCTCGCTCGCCCTGGCGCATTCGAACCTCTTCGGCCGGGCCATTGCCGGTGTCGTCGAAGCGCGGTACTCGCGGCGGGACACGCGGGTCCTCGTCCGGTTGGCCGACCGTTCGATATTCGACTCGGGGCTTGCCGGCGCGATCACGGGATACGTCGCCGACGAGATCCGGGAGGCGTATTCCGTGCGACGGGGAGGCGCGTTCCTCGAGGTCGGCCGGCCGATCGTCGGTCCGCTCAAGGGGGCCCTGCGCTACCAGTACGAGATCGTCGAGCCCAGCGCCCCGCCCGACATCCTCTCGGAGATCGAGCGGCAGGACCAGAGAATCTTCATCAACTCCGTCGGCGCGAGCGCCGCCATCGATGCCCGCGACGATCCCATCGTGCCCGGCAAGGGGTACTTCGCGGCGCTCGAGGGGAAGTGGGCCTTCCCGGCCGCGTCCGCGGACGCACACTTCCTGAGAGGGTTCGCGCAGTACACGTTCTATCGGCCCCTCTCCGGCGGGATCCTCGCCGCGGGGATCAGGGCCGGGCTCCTGAAGTCGCTCGTGCAGTGCTCCCCGGAGGTGAACCCCGGTTGCCTTCCGAACCTCGACACGCCGATCGTCGAGCGGTTCTTCGCCGGGGGCCGGACGACGCACCGCGCCTTCCCGCTCGACGACCTCGGCGTCGAGGGCCAGACGCTGCAGGACGGCGGCGGGATCGGAGGCAACGCGCTCCTCATCGCGAACGTCGAGTGGCGGCTGGCGATCACGGGAGGGCTCGGTCTCGTGTTCTTCGCCGACTGGGGCAACGTCTGGGCGGGGCCCTCTTACGTGAAGCTGGCCGAAGGCCGGTGGGGCGCCGGGCTCGGCGTTCACTACCTGACCCCCGTGGGTCCGTTCCGCCTGGAGTACGGGTTCCGGCTGGACCGCAAGCAGGACGAGGACACAGGGGCGCTCAGCTTCAGCATCGGCTACCCGTTCTGA
- a CDS encoding STAS domain-containing protein gives MNKNASVRKIGEITVVELKGKITIGAGDLQMREAIHAVLNEGARKLLVDMSGVTTIDSSGVGELVGCFTTATHKGAKMKLMNLPAKISDVLTVTQLITVFDVYPNEAEAVASFAS, from the coding sequence ATGAACAAGAATGCCAGCGTCCGCAAGATCGGAGAAATCACGGTCGTCGAGCTCAAGGGGAAGATCACCATCGGCGCCGGCGACCTTCAAATGAGGGAGGCGATCCACGCCGTCCTCAACGAGGGGGCGCGCAAGCTCCTCGTCGACATGTCGGGTGTCACGACGATCGACTCCTCGGGTGTCGGCGAGCTCGTCGGCTGCTTCACGACGGCCACCCACAAGGGGGCGAAGATGAAGCTGATGAACCTCCCGGCCAAGATCAGCGACGTCCTGACCGTCACCCAGCTCATTACGGTCTTCGACGTCTATCCGAACGAAGCTGAGGCGGTCGCCAGCTTCGCCTCCTGA